A single Primulina eburnea isolate SZY01 chromosome 11, ASM2296580v1, whole genome shotgun sequence DNA region contains:
- the LOC140804736 gene encoding serine/threonine-protein kinase PCRK1-like isoform X2 produces MDLFNPLKCFQFHNEEKKGEEKITAPNSALSSFTDQEMRQSGSEVNSQNLSDTSTESRGRSQILNLSDRPSNLRVFTFSEIKQATKSFGRTTKLGEGGFGCVFKGVIKNSENPSEKIQVAVKQLGKRGLQGHKEWVTEVNVLGIVEHPKLVKLVGYCAEDDERGIQRLLIYEYMTNGSVEDHLSARSVTPLSWDMRLKIALDAARGLAYLHEEMDFQIIFRDFKSSNILLDEQWNAKLSDFGLARLGPSEGLTHVSTAVVGTVGYAAPEYIQTGRLTSKSDVWSYGVFLYELITGRRPLDRNRPRSEQKLLEWVKPYLSDPRKFQKIIDPRIEEKDIIKSAHKLSLVANRCLSRLAKTRPKMSEVVEMVNQVLEASIGTGNPEPSLKSKELSKSYEEEREDKSKRRILDMKIGDGGWLVRVWSQKAVKSC; encoded by the exons ATGGATTTGTTTAATCCATTGAAATGTTTTCAATTTCACAATGAAGAGAAGAAGGGAGAGGAAAAGATCACAGCACCAAATTCAGCATTGTCCTCATTTACTGATCAAGAAATGAGGCAATCAGGATCTGAAGTTAATTCTCAGAATTTATCAGATACAAGTACCGAGTCAAGAGGACGAAGCCAAATCCTAAATTTGTCTGATAGACCTAGTAATCTCCGAGTTTTTACCTTTTCAGAGATAAAACAAGCGACAAAAAGCTTCGGTCGAACTACCAAACTTGGTGAGGGTGGATTTGGATGCGTTTTTAAAGGTGTGATCAAGAATTCAGAGAATCCATCTGAAAAAATTCAGGTGGCTGTGAAACAACTTGGTAAACGAGGACTGCAG GGTCACAAAGAATGGGTGACAGAAGTTAATGTTCTTGGTATTGTTGAGCATCCAAAGCTCGTGAAACTTGTAGGCTACTGCGCAGAGGATGATGAAAGAGGTATCCAAAGGCTTCTCATTTATGAGTACATGACAAACGGGAGCGTGGAAGACCATCTGTCAGCTAGGTCAGTCACGCCACTTTCCTGGGATATGAGGCTTAAGATAGCTCTAGATGCTGCCCGTGGTTTAGCTTACTTGCATGAAGAAATGGACTTTCAG ATCATCTTCCGAGATttcaaatcttcaaatattctccTGGATGAGCAGTGGAATGCTAAGCTGTCAGACTTTGGATTGGCTAGGTTGGGCCCTTCGGAAGGACTAACTCATGTATCAACTGCG GTTGTGGGGACCGTGGGATATGCAGCTCCCGAATACATTCAAACTGGTCGTCTCACATCAAAGAGTGATGTATGGAGCTATGGTGTCTTCCTTTACGAACTAATAACAGGCAGACGCCCATTGGATAGAAACCGTCCCAGAAGTGAGCAAAAGCTTTTAGAATGGGTAAAACCATATCTATCTGATCCTAGGAAGTTTCAGAAGATAATAGATCCAAGAATTGAAGAGAAAGATATTATTAAATCAGCCCACAAACTCTCACTTGTGGCCAACCGTTGCTTGTCCAGACTTGCAAAAACAAGGCCCAAAATGAGTGAAGTTGTGGAAATGGTGAATCAAGTTCTGGAGGCATCGATAGGTACAGGCAATCCGGAACCCTCTTTGAAGAGTAAAGAGTTGTCGAAAAGTTATGAAGAAGAACGGGAAGATAAAAGTAAAAGGAGGATCTTGGATATGAAAATCGGTGATGGTGGATGGCTAGTCCGTGTGTGGTCACAAAAGGCCGTTAAAAGTTGTTGA
- the LOC140805086 gene encoding OVARIAN TUMOR DOMAIN-containing deubiquitinating enzyme 12-like, which yields MYEPESDAAPWSFFNVDQIFSNNYYGDSTRHDLRICHEQYIRDSHCDPEYVSIDNDEIIAHALFQEEFSRLSISESPELSHSGEEYSQNSSVVPNWHDSSNNYFLGLEGGPYENGDVGSICSSPGDRSCGGDDSSYNLEIADEFEIDGEVEKRLYQMFPVPHVPRINGEIPSVDEATSDHQRLLDRLKLYDLIEHRVQGDGNCQFRALSDQFYRTPEHHKFVRQQVTCQLKAHPEMYEGYVPMDYAEYLKRISESGEWGDHVTLQAAADWYGVRILVVTSFKDTCYIEILPQHQKSKRVVYLSFWAEVHYNSIYPQGDLPPADFKRKKKWWNFRNQH from the exons ATGTATGAGCCGGAATCAGATGCTGCTCCTTGGAGTTTTTTCAATGTGGACCAAATATTCAGTAATAATTACTACGGTGATAGTACTCGACATGATTTAAGAATTTGTCACGAACAGTATATTAGAGATAGTCATTGTGATCCAGAGTATGTCAGCATCGACAACGACGAGATTATTGCGCATGCTCTTTTCCAAGAAGAATTTTCACGGTTATCAATTTCAGAATCTCCCGAATTGTCACATTCTGGTGAAGAATATTCACAAAACTCTAGTGTTGTCCCAAACTGGCATGActcctcaaataattattttcttg GCCTTGAGGGTGGCCCATACGAGAATGGTGATGTGGGCAGTATATGTTCCAGTCCTGGTGATAGATCTTGCGGTGGTGATGATTCTTCTTATAATTTGGAAATAGCAGATGAGTTTGAAATTGATGGAGAAGTCGAAAAGAGGTTGTACCAGATGTTTCCTGTTCCT CATGTTCCTAGAATTAATGGAGAAATACCTTCAGTTGACGAAGCGACTTCTGATCATCAAAGGCTACTAGACAG GTTAAAGTTATACGACTTGATTGAGCACAGAGTTCAAGGAGATGGTAACTGTCAG TTTCGTGCTTTATCAGATCAATTCTATCGAACCCCTGAGCACCACAAATTCGTGAGACAACAAGTTACCTGCCAG CTTAAAGCTCATCCAGAAATGTACGAGGGGTATGTTCCAATGGATTATGCTGAGTACTTGAAGAGAATATCTGA AAGTGGAGAATGGGGTGACCATGTTACGCTGCAGGCAGCTGCGGATTGG TACGGTGTCAGGATTCTTGTAGTTACTTCATTCAAGGACACCTGCTACATCGAGATTCTTCCCCAACACCAAAAGTCAAAACGAG TCGTGTATTTGAGCTTCTGGGCTGAGGTGCATTACAATTCAATCTATCCGCAAGGAG ATTTGCCACCAGCTGATTTTAAGAGGAAGAAAAAGTGGTGGAACTTCCGAAATCAGCACTAG
- the LOC140804736 gene encoding serine/threonine-protein kinase PCRK1-like isoform X1 has product MMDLFNPLKCFQFHNEEKKGEEKITAPNSALSSFTDQEMRQSGSEVNSQNLSDTSTESRGRSQILNLSDRPSNLRVFTFSEIKQATKSFGRTTKLGEGGFGCVFKGVIKNSENPSEKIQVAVKQLGKRGLQGHKEWVTEVNVLGIVEHPKLVKLVGYCAEDDERGIQRLLIYEYMTNGSVEDHLSARSVTPLSWDMRLKIALDAARGLAYLHEEMDFQIIFRDFKSSNILLDEQWNAKLSDFGLARLGPSEGLTHVSTAVVGTVGYAAPEYIQTGRLTSKSDVWSYGVFLYELITGRRPLDRNRPRSEQKLLEWVKPYLSDPRKFQKIIDPRIEEKDIIKSAHKLSLVANRCLSRLAKTRPKMSEVVEMVNQVLEASIGTGNPEPSLKSKELSKSYEEEREDKSKRRILDMKIGDGGWLVRVWSQKAVKSC; this is encoded by the exons ATG ATGGATTTGTTTAATCCATTGAAATGTTTTCAATTTCACAATGAAGAGAAGAAGGGAGAGGAAAAGATCACAGCACCAAATTCAGCATTGTCCTCATTTACTGATCAAGAAATGAGGCAATCAGGATCTGAAGTTAATTCTCAGAATTTATCAGATACAAGTACCGAGTCAAGAGGACGAAGCCAAATCCTAAATTTGTCTGATAGACCTAGTAATCTCCGAGTTTTTACCTTTTCAGAGATAAAACAAGCGACAAAAAGCTTCGGTCGAACTACCAAACTTGGTGAGGGTGGATTTGGATGCGTTTTTAAAGGTGTGATCAAGAATTCAGAGAATCCATCTGAAAAAATTCAGGTGGCTGTGAAACAACTTGGTAAACGAGGACTGCAG GGTCACAAAGAATGGGTGACAGAAGTTAATGTTCTTGGTATTGTTGAGCATCCAAAGCTCGTGAAACTTGTAGGCTACTGCGCAGAGGATGATGAAAGAGGTATCCAAAGGCTTCTCATTTATGAGTACATGACAAACGGGAGCGTGGAAGACCATCTGTCAGCTAGGTCAGTCACGCCACTTTCCTGGGATATGAGGCTTAAGATAGCTCTAGATGCTGCCCGTGGTTTAGCTTACTTGCATGAAGAAATGGACTTTCAG ATCATCTTCCGAGATttcaaatcttcaaatattctccTGGATGAGCAGTGGAATGCTAAGCTGTCAGACTTTGGATTGGCTAGGTTGGGCCCTTCGGAAGGACTAACTCATGTATCAACTGCG GTTGTGGGGACCGTGGGATATGCAGCTCCCGAATACATTCAAACTGGTCGTCTCACATCAAAGAGTGATGTATGGAGCTATGGTGTCTTCCTTTACGAACTAATAACAGGCAGACGCCCATTGGATAGAAACCGTCCCAGAAGTGAGCAAAAGCTTTTAGAATGGGTAAAACCATATCTATCTGATCCTAGGAAGTTTCAGAAGATAATAGATCCAAGAATTGAAGAGAAAGATATTATTAAATCAGCCCACAAACTCTCACTTGTGGCCAACCGTTGCTTGTCCAGACTTGCAAAAACAAGGCCCAAAATGAGTGAAGTTGTGGAAATGGTGAATCAAGTTCTGGAGGCATCGATAGGTACAGGCAATCCGGAACCCTCTTTGAAGAGTAAAGAGTTGTCGAAAAGTTATGAAGAAGAACGGGAAGATAAAAGTAAAAGGAGGATCTTGGATATGAAAATCGGTGATGGTGGATGGCTAGTCCGTGTGTGGTCACAAAAGGCCGTTAAAAGTTGTTGA
- the LOC140804714 gene encoding uncharacterized protein isoform X1: MFRLKFSLAAKQVFSPNGCSKSNEVAANLIAKTRINSSSKSLHLSASLISNVNSRTTNLVSSNPRVPASSCLRFFKFVRKNLSENNQKQSLEARITLILRLFGVRKFAEAKNLLTSAVAENLRCPFSDIALSVSANCEKMEVKAKFFDMLFRVYADNRMIPEGLEVFEYMVNEGFQIEERSCMVYLVAFKRSNQFELLYDFFQRMQKYNVKITVYSMTIMIDGLCKTNEVDKARNLMDDLINRGVKPNAYTFNTLIDAHVKKSDSRGVEETLDEMKKSGVDFNVSTYTILIQWCLKSSKVEDAQKLFDDMNKKDVPADVHVYSLMMNLYGKLGDLKRAFALFDEMVDRGIVPNSHTYGSLIHGLCKTGEMEAAEMLLKDMQRKGVDMNRVIFTTLIDGYCRQGMMDEAWRLQRVMERKGLEADVYVYNMFANALCRSYQLEEAKILLLSMVDKGVALNTVAYTTLVDIYSKQGKFQEAKRVFIEMEKMGEKPNEVTYNALIDGYCKKGRLRDAYMLKKEMEDKGLTPDVFTYTSFVHGECIIGNVDEAIKLFKALPVKNLIPSVVTYTALISGLSKEGRSDEAFVFFDEMKASGLTPDDTVYASLVGSLHGT, encoded by the coding sequence ATGTTTCGCCTGAAATTTAGCCTCGCCGCGAAGCAAGTTTTCAGCCCCAACGGTTGTTCAAAATCGAATGAAGTAGCCGCCAATTTAATTGCCAAAACCCGGATTAATTCAAGCTCTAAATCCCTCCATCTCTCAGCATCTTTGATATCAAATGTCAATTCCCGCACAACCAACCTCGTATCATCGAATCCTCGGGTACCTGCTTCTTCTTGCCTGCGTTTTTTCAAATTTGTGCGAAAAAACCTGTCTGAAAATAATCAAAAACAGAGTCTTGAAGCTCGCATAACCCTAATTTTACGGTTATTTGGAGTTAGGAAATTTGCCGAGGCCAAGAATCTATTGACTTCCGCTGTTGCTGAGAATCTCAGATGCCCATTTTCGGATATTGCTTTATCGGTGAGTGCGAATTGCGAAAAAATGGAAGTTAAAGCTAAGTTTTTCGATATGTTATTCAGGGTTTACGCTGATAACAGAATGATTCCCGAGGGTTTAGAGGTTTTTGAGTACATGGTAAATGAAGGGTTCCAGATCGAAGAACGTTCTTGCATGGTTTATTTGGTTGCTTTTAAGAGAAGCAATCAATTCGAGCTGCTGTATGATTTTTTTCAGAGGATGCAGAAGTATAATGTTAAGATTACAGTTTATTCCATGACAATTATGATTGATGGATTGTGTAAAACAaatgaagttgataaagcaagaAATTTGATGGATGATTTGATTAACAGAGGTGTTAAACCAAATGCATATACCTTTAACACTTTGATTGATGCTCATGTCAAGAAATCAGATTCTAGGGGTGTTGAAGAAACCTTAGATGAAATGAAGAAATCTGGGGTGGATTTCAATGTTTCTACTTATACGATTTTGATCCAATGGTGTTTGAAATCTAGCAAGGTTGAAGATGCGCAGAAACTGTTTGATGATATGAATAAGAAGGATGTGCCTGCCGATGTCCATGTGTATAGTTTGATGATGAATTTGTATGGTAAGTTGGGTGACCTGAAAAGGGCATTTGCATTATTTGATGAGATGGTGGACAGGGGCATTGTCCCGAATTCCCACACGTATGGATCTTTGATACATGGCTTGTGTAAGACAGGGGAAATGGAGGCGGCAGAAATGTTGCTCAAAGATATGCAAAGGAAAGGAGTAGACATGAATCGGGTAATTTTCACTACATTGATAGATGGTTATTGTAGGCAAGGGATGATGGATGAGGCTTGGAGACTGCAACGTGTTATGGAGAGGAAAGGCCTTGAAgctgatgtatatgtatataacaTGTTTGCTAATGCCTTATGCAGATCATACCAGCTTGAAGAAGCTAAGATATTGCTATTGTCTATGGTGGATAAAGGTGTCGCACTAAATACTGTTGCTTACACTACTTTGGTTGATATATATAGCAAGCAAGGCAAATTTCAAGAAGCAAAGAGAGTGTTTATTGAGATGGAAAAAATGGGGGAGAAACCGAATGAAGTGACTTATAATGCTTTGATTGACGGATATTGCAAAAAAGGTAGGCTCAGAGACGCATATATGCTTAAAAAGGAGATGGAAGATAAGGGGCTGACGCCAGATGTTTTTACATATACATCTTTCGTACACGGGGAATGTATAATCGGTAATGTCGACGAGGCTATAAAATTGTTCAAAGCGTTGCCAGTAAAGAACTTGATTCCGAGTGTGGTAACTTACACAGCATTGATATCAGGGTTGTCAAAAGAGGGGAGATCGGATGAAGCTTTTGTGTTTTTTGATGAGATGAAAGCGAGCGGTTTAACACCGGATGATACTGTGTATGCTTCCCTTGTTGGCAGCCTCCATGGCACTTGA
- the LOC140804714 gene encoding uncharacterized protein isoform X2 yields MSIPAQPTSYHRILGKFAEAKNLLTSAVAENLRCPFSDIALSVSANCEKMEVKAKFFDMLFRVYADNRMIPEGLEVFEYMVNEGFQIEERSCMVYLVAFKRSNQFELLYDFFQRMQKYNVKITVYSMTIMIDGLCKTNEVDKARNLMDDLINRGVKPNAYTFNTLIDAHVKKSDSRGVEETLDEMKKSGVDFNVSTYTILIQWCLKSSKVEDAQKLFDDMNKKDVPADVHVYSLMMNLYGKLGDLKRAFALFDEMVDRGIVPNSHTYGSLIHGLCKTGEMEAAEMLLKDMQRKGVDMNRVIFTTLIDGYCRQGMMDEAWRLQRVMERKGLEADVYVYNMFANALCRSYQLEEAKILLLSMVDKGVALNTVAYTTLVDIYSKQGKFQEAKRVFIEMEKMGEKPNEVTYNALIDGYCKKGRLRDAYMLKKEMEDKGLTPDVFTYTSFVHGECIIGNVDEAIKLFKALPVKNLIPSVVTYTALISGLSKEGRSDEAFVFFDEMKASGLTPDDTVYASLVGSLHGT; encoded by the exons ATGTCAATTCCCGCACAACCAACCTCGTATCATCGAATCCTCGG GAAATTTGCCGAGGCCAAGAATCTATTGACTTCCGCTGTTGCTGAGAATCTCAGATGCCCATTTTCGGATATTGCTTTATCGGTGAGTGCGAATTGCGAAAAAATGGAAGTTAAAGCTAAGTTTTTCGATATGTTATTCAGGGTTTACGCTGATAACAGAATGATTCCCGAGGGTTTAGAGGTTTTTGAGTACATGGTAAATGAAGGGTTCCAGATCGAAGAACGTTCTTGCATGGTTTATTTGGTTGCTTTTAAGAGAAGCAATCAATTCGAGCTGCTGTATGATTTTTTTCAGAGGATGCAGAAGTATAATGTTAAGATTACAGTTTATTCCATGACAATTATGATTGATGGATTGTGTAAAACAaatgaagttgataaagcaagaAATTTGATGGATGATTTGATTAACAGAGGTGTTAAACCAAATGCATATACCTTTAACACTTTGATTGATGCTCATGTCAAGAAATCAGATTCTAGGGGTGTTGAAGAAACCTTAGATGAAATGAAGAAATCTGGGGTGGATTTCAATGTTTCTACTTATACGATTTTGATCCAATGGTGTTTGAAATCTAGCAAGGTTGAAGATGCGCAGAAACTGTTTGATGATATGAATAAGAAGGATGTGCCTGCCGATGTCCATGTGTATAGTTTGATGATGAATTTGTATGGTAAGTTGGGTGACCTGAAAAGGGCATTTGCATTATTTGATGAGATGGTGGACAGGGGCATTGTCCCGAATTCCCACACGTATGGATCTTTGATACATGGCTTGTGTAAGACAGGGGAAATGGAGGCGGCAGAAATGTTGCTCAAAGATATGCAAAGGAAAGGAGTAGACATGAATCGGGTAATTTTCACTACATTGATAGATGGTTATTGTAGGCAAGGGATGATGGATGAGGCTTGGAGACTGCAACGTGTTATGGAGAGGAAAGGCCTTGAAgctgatgtatatgtatataacaTGTTTGCTAATGCCTTATGCAGATCATACCAGCTTGAAGAAGCTAAGATATTGCTATTGTCTATGGTGGATAAAGGTGTCGCACTAAATACTGTTGCTTACACTACTTTGGTTGATATATATAGCAAGCAAGGCAAATTTCAAGAAGCAAAGAGAGTGTTTATTGAGATGGAAAAAATGGGGGAGAAACCGAATGAAGTGACTTATAATGCTTTGATTGACGGATATTGCAAAAAAGGTAGGCTCAGAGACGCATATATGCTTAAAAAGGAGATGGAAGATAAGGGGCTGACGCCAGATGTTTTTACATATACATCTTTCGTACACGGGGAATGTATAATCGGTAATGTCGACGAGGCTATAAAATTGTTCAAAGCGTTGCCAGTAAAGAACTTGATTCCGAGTGTGGTAACTTACACAGCATTGATATCAGGGTTGTCAAAAGAGGGGAGATCGGATGAAGCTTTTGTGTTTTTTGATGAGATGAAAGCGAGCGGTTTAACACCGGATGATACTGTGTATGCTTCCCTTGTTGGCAGCCTCCATGGCACTTGA